AAACCTAATTTTTGCAGGAATCTCTTTTAAAATTTCACTTCTCCACACCCAAGCCTGAGATTCGATACTTACTCCAGCCCAAATATTACTAGGCCATTTCTTTATGGAATTAGCTATTTTAAGCATTCTTTGTGGACGCTTAGTTAATACCTGAAACTGATGCCAACTAGCTTCTTCCATTACATTAAATACATCTTTGATAAATTCTTCTGAAATATCATCAAGGAATAAATCACTCATGGAATTAACAAAAATTAGGCGAGGTTTCTTCCATGAAAGAGGCATTTTAAGTCTTTCATGCCAAGTTTTTACATCAAAACCTTGTTCGTAGGGATGACCAGCAACACCTCGCCACCGCTCTGCAAAACGTTCTGCATAACAATTTTTACAACCAGGACTAATTTTATGGCAGCCAGTGGTAGGATTCCATGTAGCTTCTGTCCATTCTATTGTTGAAGATACTGACATAGAATTTTACTCCCCAACTGAAACTAGGTTCACTATATTAGTATTATTGTACTGCTCTAACGTAATTATCCAAAGTTAAATTGCCTCTTGCGCCCAATTCTTTAGCTTCTATAATATTTTTTTTGTGAAAATCCAGTAAAATCTCTCTATACTTAGGTCTACTTAAATAACCTAGTTTGCCAATTTCAAGAATAATAAGACTTATTACGTCTTTCAAAGTTATCCAATCTTGATTATTTCTTCGTAAAATCTCAATAATTTCAGGTCTAATTGTTTCAATTCGCTCATCATTTTGACGCTCCCATGATTGAGTCAGAAATTTATGATTTTTTCCAGTTTTATCATCTTCAAAGAAAAGCAACTTATTTTCTTCACAAAAAAATTCGTTTAAAAACTCACCAAAAGCTTTCTGCGGATGGTTACTACCAACTACAATATTGTACTGAGGTCTAGAATCATTGTATGTTTCCTTAATTTCAAAAATAGCCACTCCTTTAAAGGTACTTTCTTTTTGAAGCCTAGACTTAAAATATTCAAGCGCCCACCTTTCAAATTTTTGTTTTTGTTCTTGATCTTGGCATTCTAGCCACTTGGGTTTCCAGTCTAAATCAGAGCTATGTCCTAATAAGTTAGTTAAATTTTGTGTGTATGTTTCGGCAGTTTTCTGGTCTTTAGAATTTTTATAGCTTGTTTTATATAAACCTGCATGGCGAGCTACTGCGCGGTTATGAAATAGTAAAAATAATTCTCCTTTATATTTACTAACGTAATTGGCAATAGAACATATTTGCTCAAAAGTTACTCCCTTAACTCCAAACGCATCCAGAAAAAATAACGTTGGGTATTTGTCCAATTCATTCATTATTTGAGTGAATGCTTTATCAAATCTTTGAGGTTCATAAACTTTATAGGACAATCCTTCACTTATTAAATTACAGTTACTTTTGAGTTCTTGGTTAAGGTCTTTCTTTTCCTCGGTAAAAAAACATCTTAAGGTAACACGTTCTTCAAAACTAAATATCTTAGCACATTTAAGAGCTATCAAAGGCGAACCGTCTGTATCCAAAAATTCGGTTTTGTATCTCTGCCAAAACTTCGATTGATCTACAAAATTTTCAATACCAATCCCTTCATCGTATTTGCCTGCTCCTGCAAAACCATCAACATAGTTAATATACATAGATTGATAGGATTTGCTACCGCCCAAATTATAGCAATAAGCCTGTATATATTTCAGCATTATCCGATGTTTGGCTGCTGACCAAGGTCTTTTACGAGCAAAAAATTTATTTGAATCTTCTGGTTGTTGATCAAATAGAGATAATTGTTTTACTGACATTGCTGAACCTTCGGAAATAACAAAATATCTGATAGCTTTGCACTAGGTTAGCAAATACAGGCAAAGCTCGTAAAAATTGCAACAACTCTCCAAAATTTATCGTACCTAGCTGTTTGGCGCGTAGGTTTCTGCTGTAAGCGATCGCAAACCTATTACCATAAAACTACGCTTCCGTAATATATACTCACTAACTAATTTTTACCTTGATTTTATGTTGCAATCTCGTAAAAATCTGTTACATTACTTTACAGGTAGTTATAACTGTTACAACATAAAAGCTCGGAGTATTATTTATGGCAGACGTTAAGAAGACTACGGGTTCAGTTCCAGAAGATCCTAATGCTTTGCGCTGGGGCTTCACTCCTCAGAGCGAAAACTGGAACGGTCGTTTTGCAATGATTGGTTTTTTATCTGCTGTTGCGCTTGAAGTGTTTTCTGGTCAAGGGATTTTACACTTCTGGGGCATTCTATAGATTTCAACGTTTTTACACCTTCATTAGATGATTAGGCAAGGCAGCGATATCTAAAATCGTCTGCTTTTCCTTTATCAGAAACTTCCCTTATCGTGATGAGCGAAA
The Nostoc punctiforme PCC 73102 genome window above contains:
- the tcmP gene encoding three-Cys-motif partner protein TcmP; its protein translation is MSVKQLSLFDQQPEDSNKFFARKRPWSAAKHRIMLKYIQAYCYNLGGSKSYQSMYINYVDGFAGAGKYDEGIGIENFVDQSKFWQRYKTEFLDTDGSPLIALKCAKIFSFEERVTLRCFFTEEKKDLNQELKSNCNLISEGLSYKVYEPQRFDKAFTQIMNELDKYPTLFFLDAFGVKGVTFEQICSIANYVSKYKGELFLLFHNRAVARHAGLYKTSYKNSKDQKTAETYTQNLTNLLGHSSDLDWKPKWLECQDQEQKQKFERWALEYFKSRLQKESTFKGVAIFEIKETYNDSRPQYNIVVGSNHPQKAFGEFLNEFFCEENKLLFFEDDKTGKNHKFLTQSWERQNDERIETIRPEIIEILRRNNQDWITLKDVISLIILEIGKLGYLSRPKYREILLDFHKKNIIEAKELGARGNLTLDNYVRAVQ
- a CDS encoding DUF5131 family protein: MSVSSTIEWTEATWNPTTGCHKISPGCKNCYAERFAERWRGVAGHPYEQGFDVKTWHERLKMPLSWKKPRLIFVNSMSDLFLDDISEEFIKDVFNVMEEASWHQFQVLTKRPQRMLKIANSIKKWPSNIWAGVSIESQAWVWRSEILKEIPAKIRFLSCEPLLGSLTLSLDELHWIIVGGESGVGARPMNIEWVRDIREQCIQANVPFFFKQWGGIQKKKYGREIDGRTWDGFPETIVDKNTKQVSPVK
- a CDS encoding high light inducible protein, with the protein product MADVKKTTGSVPEDPNALRWGFTPQSENWNGRFAMIGFLSAVALEVFSGQGILHFWGIL